The DNA sequence AACTGGATTAAATTATCAAGGGAGGATATCTTAAAAGTTTATGGTGAGCAAGAATGTGTTCAACAAGTAACAATTAAGACCACAGCTGCTTAAATAACTTGATTTTATTGCGCAGACACATTTGTTTGACAGATCATCCTTGTGTTTGTGGAATGCAGACAGTCCTGTCAGTAAAAAGTATTGGTTTTGATGGGAAGCATATTTCCTTGTACTGTAATTAGCAGAAGCACGTAGCAATCCTTCTCTTTTACTGTTCTGCTTTTGCATAGATGCAGTACCTGTAAGTGTCATTTTTGGAGTTCTATTAATGGAAAGTCTCTTATCAAATAAAGCCTTTTATCAATAGAAAGGAAATAACAAACTACAAATATAAGTTTTTACATCCTTAGTACTGTATTCCAGCCCACTTAAACAGCCTAAGCAGTCTGAAAGTATTTTCTACTATAGTGCAAGCAAGTTTAAATCTGACAGCAGTTTCTCATCTGGTCCTTTGATGCATATGCGTTAAGCAACTAAACAGCTAAAACAAagccaaaataatgtttttttaatccttGAGACTTTCTTAAATGTCAGCCTGGTATTGGCTGATCCCCTATAACCATCAGTGACTCTTACAGGGTTTTTTGGTAAAAGTTTAAGGGAAGTAGAGCCACTCTGTTGAAGGAACAGAAAAAATAGCATACAGTACTCAACCTACAGTTAAAAGTCTTTATATAAAAATTTTTAAACATCACTTGTAAGAGATAAGAAGGCTGAGTACTGTCATCAACAGGGCCATGAATAATatacttttctttaaaaaatagtgGAGGTCAGAAATGAtacaaaatagaaataaaatacaagaaatacATGATAGAATTCTGTCTGATACTAACACGTGAAGAATATGTTGACTCAAACTTTATACAGAAAAGGCAATATTTGTCCATTTCTATTCTATTAATCAAAGGAGGTATAAAATATCTGCACAACACCAAATGATATTGGTATTCTTAAATCACTAAGGTGAATGTGTTAGGAtctgggtgtgtgtttgtgtttttgtgcttgctacatgtgcttaTTCTCaagtggtgctggagctctcaggtgtgctgggtgacaggtgcgacttattccactgattgccaggaggagtacttcagcaggaggctgccagcacttcaatgtgaGAGTATTTTGCCACAGTGGTACAAATTCTAGCCACACTCCAAGTTATGCTTCGTACTTTGACCtggtttaactttgttttttgctcctctgcagattttgaaagcctaagctttggattTATGTCGctgagttttctggactacGTTTCTGAAGgttactctggatgatcaagcctgtctttgttctgaggattcctatcctgGGATCTACCTTCGGTTGGAtttgcatcaagctggcagcttcctgtcctcttcgtctcctgagccaagccacaagcgtaccctgtccaccctccaacgtcaGCCACCGCACATCAAACTTCGTGTACtgtaacctgagctccacagaacagcaccaagtgaactctctacggatatacctgcttaagacctggatcctgaatctcattccccctggcgacctgaccatcataactCAGTAAGCCAATCTCATtatcaaaataactatttgctcttagttttgtttttccctccgttacccgtactcatccattctcttcacttatCTCCTTACAGTAAGATATTTCGTCCGTTCCGTTcctgactatatcttcaataaacatttattttacttcctcctcctgagtgttctctgtatgtgggtctgagctatttcgaacataatgacagaacactcgccaacaagacccagcagaagaACTCAGGAGGGCTCTCTCTCAACAGGCTAACCAGATCCAGGTTCATGATTCCTCTTTTCGTTCCCTTACAGAACAGCAACGTCAAACCAACCTACAGATAGAACAGATCACAACCATGTTACAACAAACGCTAGGTACTTCATCCACCACTCCTCCAGATGGCGCTTCTGTGTTTCTGGAATCCTTTCAGTCACCCCATTTTTGTGACGTCACATCCCCTAGTCTGGAGAAATTCTCTGGTGAGGTGGGAaattgtggggtttttttttttgcttcaatgTTCATTGGTGTTTAACCGGTCCCCCCAGTCTTTTCCTCATgataatgtaaaaatataatatataattggATTACTGACAGGCAAAGCTTTGCAGTGGGCTGAAGCCTGTTTCCCTGATTGCAGGGAGTTTAGTTGTACTTTTGATGACTTCGTTAAAGAACTTAGAAAAGCTTTTTCACCTGTATTGGACAAATCCAGTGCTGGCTGATGTTTAAGGGCCTTAAAACAACGTCACAGACCCATTACTGAGTTTTCTATTGAATTCCGTACACTGGCAGCTACATCTGGCTGGAATAATGAGGCTCTAAAAACCTTTTTGCACGCCTTAGATGATCCTCTAAAGGATGAAGTAACCATGGTAGAGGAGCCTCCTACTTTAGGTGAGGTTATTTCATTAGCAACCAGGATAGATAACAGAATAAGAGGAAGAAGTGCCAGAGCAGAAAGGTCATATTTTCACCCCCAGTTAAGGAGTAATTCTCCATCCGTTATCGAGGCCTCCTCAAAACAATCAGCTACAGAGCCCATGCTGTTAGGAGGAACCCGCTTATCTTTTGAAGAAGGACAAAGACTAAGAGTTTCTTGGCAGTGTTTTCACTGTGGTTCCACAGATCATTTCGTAGCAACCTGTCCTGCCTGCCCTGGGCCGTTAAAAGACAGGGTCCATTGGCTTtgacggggggggggggggggggggggttggtgGACCAAGCTCGGAATAGTAAAACCCCCAGATTcagcttattattattattagtggGTCAGCGTACATTGATTGTATGTGCACTTATACACTCCGGCTGCAAACAGAATCTCATAGATCTGGATTTTTGGTAAACCAGGCAGGAATGGAAGCGGAGTCCCTTGAATCACCACTCTGTTTTACCTTTAGACAGAAAGAGACTACAAGAGATAACACAAAGAACCAAGCCAGTGGAACTACTGTTATCTGGCAATCATAagggaaaaaatataattttttttgtatttctagtATCTCAAGGTTCTCTGGTTTTAGGATTCTCTTGGTTACAACAGCATAATCCACATCTAGACTGGTCAAGGTGTCATATAGAGTCCTGGTCTGCTAATTGCCATTCATCTTGTCTAAGATCAGCGTTCACACCAAATCTACCCCCACAGGCTAGCAGTGAGAACGAAGGAATCGATTTGACTCATGTACCTCAAGCATACCATGACCTGAAGGGAGTGTTTAGCAAGAATAAGGCTCTATCATTACCTCCTCACAGACCCTATGATTGTGCAATTAACCTTCTCCCCGGTGCACCTTTGCCCTCTAGCATACTCTACAACATTTCACGTCCTGAGCAGAAATCTACGGAAGACTATATCAATGATTCCTTATCAGCAGGTGTTATTCGTCCTTCCTCATCACCACTAGGggtgggtttcttttttgtagggaagaaggatggttcattgcaTCCCTGTATAGACTATAGGTCACCATTCAGAATAAGTACCCACTTCCCCTCATCACTTCTGCTTTTGAACCCATTTATGGTGCAACGGTTTTTTCTAAATTAGATCTTTGTAACGCTTACCACTTGGTCAGGAtctgccagggggatgagtggaaacACTGTTGGGTCATTTCAAGtatttggtcatgccttttggactgtgtaaggctcctgcagtttttcaagcTTTGGTCAACGTAGTTCTCAGggattttttgaacattttcgtCTTTGTATATTTAGATATTCTGATTTACTCAAAGAATATGCAGGAGCATCGCAAACACGTTTGCCAAGTTCTTCAACGTCTCCTGGAGAACCAACTGTTCATAAAAGCCAAGAAGTGAGTTTCACCAGTCATCTGTCACTTTCCAgggctacatccttgagggtggacaggtacgttcTGATCCAGAGAAAATAAGAGCTGTACTAGAATGGCCGGTGCCAGACTCAAGCAAATCATTGCAGCGTTTACAGATGTTTCATCAAGGACTATAGTCTCATTGCTGCACCTCTAACAGCTCTAACTTCTTCTAAGATCTCTTTTTCCTGGTCATCTGAAGCCGACGCGGCTTTTTGTACCCTCAAGGAGAAGTTCGCTTGTGCCCCCATCTTGGTCCACCCGGATTCTGCAAGACAATTCATCCTGGAAGCCGACACATCGGACATCAGGTTCGGAGCAGTGCTGTCGCAAAACTCTGAAGATGGAagacttcatccttgtgctttcttttcttgCAGGTTCAGCAATACAGAGAGGAACTACGACGTGGGTGACAGAACTCCCGGGGATAAAGTTGGCCCTTAAGGAGTGgcgccactggcttgaggggACCAAACATGCCATCCAagtctggactgatcacaaTAATTTGGCCTACCTACAGTCAGCCAAAAAGCTAAACCCACGTCAGTCTCGCTGGTCCTTATTTTTCTCTCGTTTCGActtatgtatttctttcaggCCTGGACCTAAGCCTGATGCCTTCTCCAGACAATTCGCCACAGACGATTCGGTGAGGGAACCTGCACCCATCATACCACCCAGTTGGTCGGTCGGGGCACTTAgatgggagattgaggacaCGGAGTTAAAGGCTCAACAACAGGAGCCCGATCCTGGCAATGGGTCACCTAACCGTATCTACGTCCCATCTACAGTGCGAGCTTGATTAATTAACTGGCTGCACACAGCAAGGTTTTCGGCTCATCCAGGTGTTAGTAGAACTAATGCATTGGTTCAAaggaggttttggtggccaACTTTACATAAAGATGTGAAGGAATTTGTTCAGTCTTGTGCTACTTGTGCTAGGAATAAGTCTTGCAACCAGCCCCCTGCAGGTCTTCTCCAACCTCTTAGCATCCCAAGTCGTCTCTGGTTCACAtagctttggattttgttactGGTCTTCCCCTCTCTTCTGGTATGACAACTATTCTCATTGTAGACTGTTTTTCTAAAGCCTGCCATCTCATCCCTCTCAGAAAACTTCCTTCAGCCCTTCAAACCGCCAAACTCCTCACTAAACACATCTTTTGTCTCCATGGAATTCCACAGGACATTTGCCTGATCGGGGTCCACAGTTCATttcaggtttggaaacagttttgtttagctaTCGGAGCCAAGATTTCATTAACGTCAGGTTACCACCCACAGTCTAATGGTCAGACTGAAAGATTAAATCAGCAGCTAGAATTAACCCTACAATGTCTCATGTCCACTAACCCTTCTGACTGGTGTGCATATCTACCTTGGTTAGAGTGTGCTTTAAATTCTCACATCTCCTCTGCCACTGGACGTTCGCCTTTTGAGGCCTCACTGGGCTATCAGCCACCCTCGTTTGCTGCTGATAAAAGAGAGATCACTGTGTCATCTGTCCACCAACATGTTCGCCGCTGTAAGACCATTTGGAACTCAACGGTCCTGAGCCTCAATCGCACTGCAgatcaaaacaaatgttttgctgACCGCAAACGCAGACCTGCACCGCAGTATCGACCTggacaaaaggtttggttgtcggCACGTGATGTGCCCCTTAAATCCATGTCTAGGAAACTTTTGCCTCGTTTCATTGGTCCCTATGAGATTGAGTCGGGAATTAGTCCATCTGCTGTTCGCCTTCCTGCAAGTCTTTGTATCCATCCCAcattccatgtttcccagataaAGCCAGTGGTCTCAAGTGACTAAATTTTATTAGaaaattacattattatttaACTATGACATTCATTTTCTTTGAAATGGCCAACAATGCTTTATAAAGTTTAATGTatacttaattttgttttgtttgtcattTATAGGTGTGTCCCTGGCTTCACCCAACATTTTTGTCTCCTTATAAACTTTGTGGCTTGGCCACCTTGTCACTTAAATTGGACATGGCCAAGGTTGCCTGGGGTTCAAATCTGTCTCTAGTTAGAGTCATCACCCATCAGACCCCACACCACCACTAAAATTGTTTCGTTAAGCAGCTAACATTTATGTGCCCTTCACTACCCCCATTTTTGTACCAACATGTTGACTTTTATATGCTTTTTGTTTCCATGTTGtacctgtaaacaaaccattttgtcccttttcttttttttttttaaagttttctttgtTGCTAATTATTTTCATGGATAAAGGTGATAAAAGGTTATGAAATGCTCAAaccttatttacattttatttcataccAACTTTGGATTACACCCTATTTTCCACATAATTAATAtggatttataaaatatatatttatttatttataaacaacATTTGAGCATTTTGAGTTTAAAATTCCAACAAGCTCATGGTGACTGGACATATTTCTActacaggaaaataaattattattcatAACACCTTCACAAAATTTCACCAGACTAACCctttaagcttctggaatgactCGGATCTCAACCCTATTGGTATTTCAATCACTATGCTTAAAAGCAGGGTCAATGGCAGCAAACTAACCAATTTAAATTAGTGCTGACATTCCTGATAAAAAGAATGGTAACAAATCCAACCAGTATTATACCAGAATCTTACTGATGGATGCAAACCTCATGGTAACTCCCTGAGGGCATTATGTAAACAATTGTGGGGGATAGCGGTAACTATTCAACTATGTATGTTTGGAAACTTGAAATTAAAAATttatggatttgttttttttttttacattaatgtGTATAAAtctcaaagaaagaaaaacagtacAGTCAAACCACATCCTATATCTTTCCTTATGATCCCACACAGAAACCAGAGTGGATCAGAGTTTCTTCTACACTTAGAGCCCACAGGCATAATAAACTGTCTGAATCTCTTTTTTTATCTGCTCAGAGTTTGGTCAGTACTTTACTCCAGTGGAATTTCAACAGTAATTTGCAGAACATCAAGCATTGCAAATCTGGATTGTTGAACATTTGAGACATcatatgaaatgtttttgttgtggtTTGCAGGACAGAGCGTTTCAGACCAATGTGACGGACCCCAGCCAGATTCACTAGTGGTCAAATTAACGAATCCAATGCAATTAGTCTGCCAATTTGCTGTGAGATTCTGTGCTTCCTATCAGTGTGTCTGTCTTTCTCTGTGTTCTGTTGCTTTCATTATGGGATTTTCTGGTTATCAGTTGTGCTGTTCATTTCTATTTCCAGTGTCCAGCTGTGCAGGTTTGTGTACGTCTTGTTTGAGAGTGTGTGCATGCAGAGCAGTAAGTGatttcagggtgtgtgtgtgtatacaaaCATCAATCTGTTACTGCTGTGTatttgtttgtatgtgtgtgtctgtgtggtgaCTGTTCATGCCTCACTGTGGGATGCGTTGATTAGTGCTCTCAGTGGCTCAGCTCCCAGCTGTCCTTGCGGCTGGCCGCTGATTGAAACCAATCAGGCTTGCGATGGCTCCATCGCTGTGACCCCTCACCCCTCCTACCCCTGGCCTAATCACCTGCTGATTGGCCCACCCGGGTCCCCCCTCCCGTTGGCATGGAAGGTTAATTTGACCGGCGGATGAAGGCTCCAGGAGGGAATAGGAGCGTGCGCTGGGTGATATTGCATGGATATAGCCAAGCTGTCAATCACAGTCACTTAAAAAAAGAGCAACTAGCAAAACAGTGACAACCAGAAAggaatgagggaaaaaaagagGGTAGAACGAGCCGCCCAGAGTCcaattttccagttttttgccatgttttattttctctcttttttttttttttacatgaaaaatattCTCAACTATTTCCTCAGCATCTAGCAAATTTTATCAAACCTGGCAAATTTGATGCTCATTTTCAGCTCAAGTTCAAAACGGTGATCTAGTTGTCGTTTATTACAtctataaataatgaaaaaacacaTTGCTTAAGTATGCTTCTATTTCAGTCTGCTGCTTATTTTGGCATCTGGACAAGCTTCGCTTGGCTGCATTTTAAAATCTACCATACTTATGCAtgtaaatcttgtttttttttatcctacaTTAAATAAAGATTCTCTAAATCATAGCTAccttaattaatttttttgttgtgaAAACTGGAGTGTTGGTGCTTTGTCTGACATCTAAATTAGACCGAGTTTAAGAAACACAGGTTTAGGTGAAAACCTTGATCTTGGAGGATCTAGAGGCTGAAAAAGCTGAAAactgaacaatgttttttttgctgaattttTCATTGAGTGTCCATTTATTTTCAGCAATGAGCTGGACAAATGCATTTGATGTGGCAAATCAAATATACAAgtaatcattaaatattaatgaaTGTAAAAATCCCATAATTTTCATATAgatattcttatttttatttttgttaatcacATGATAGGCTACAAATCTGGGAAACATTTTTACGTCCAGACTGGGAAAATGCTCAAAGTAATTCTAAAAGCTTTTCAAGACTGCTgtatattatgaaaaatacataaTCTTTAAGCCAAATCCATACTTCTGAGTGGGACCAAAAGAAAAGCTATCTTGGgacaaaaactgaattgaagatatttttcttatttgtttctgAAAGGCACATTTGTAGAACCAAACATATTTTGCTTATAGTTTGAATGATATATTCATAATTGGAAGTTAGCTAATActttatgttattttaatttctgttctTTAAATGCTGCCCcacacagtacaaacatatGTATTTTATGTCATAATTCTGGCCCTACTTATATGTTTCTCACTTTAATGTTGCCGTGCTAACACCTCATCTGTAGATAGATGTGCTTTTAGCAAACTTTGGCactaaaataaatttggaaCAAGAACAGACCAGCAGCAAACAAAAGTCAACATAACTATAAAGTATTTACTGTAGATCTGCTAATAACTGTCTAAAGCCAGAAAATTATTGCCACACAATAAAGTAACTACTTTTGGGCCTAATGAGTGCTTGTTTTTCTCATGTTAAGCTTTGCTCTGTTTTCTGTAAGGTTGTATTTTATACCAGTGAGGACTGTGTCctgaatgttttagatgttaCCCTTTTCTAATACAGCTGATAGAAATGGTTGAAATAACTCTTCTGTAGGTCATTTAGTTCTGCGTAAGCCTACTAATGGTAACCAATTTATTCAAACCTAATGTGTTAATGCAGAGGagcatttaaaacatgcatCATCAGATAATCACTCTTTCATTAAGAATACGTTGTGCAAAAACTGTGGGATGAACACTTTGTCAGGAGGTGGCAGTGTTGTTCTCACTGTAGATGgcaggattttaaaaaaatcttccatcaacaacaaaaaccttcaccttTAACGACAAATGCACACTGTGTCATAAGAGTGAAACATGATGCCTTTTTCTCAGTAAAAATTTGTCAAATGAATCCAATCaacaaaaaatgagaaaacacaATCTTCTGTTAACCAGTAGTAGACATTTTCAGCactacaaataataaaataaaactgaaataaataaattgatgcaaacgtatttattcatttattaagtgacgcTCGAACATTTCTTCAAAACACAGTGTCTGCTTTACACAGTACAGTGTGCTGGCTCTCGTTACTTTTAAAGCTAATGCTTTAATGTGCCAAAGTTTACCGCCGGGTATCTTCCTGCAGCAGAGTAACAGTCTCAGCAAACCTGACCTAACCACATCACTGACCTCCCCCTCTGTGGTCTAACTCTCCTCAGCTGTGTCAGTCCATAGATTTCTCCCCATCCTGCATGAGCACGTGCAGTTTGTGGCAGGTTTGTCTCCCTCCCTGGTCTCTGGTGGGCAGAATAATGTTGCCAGATTACCATATAATTACCATATCATTTCCATATTCTTATCATGCCTGATACGTCtgcgtgtgtgtgcatgtaagtgtgcatgtgtgtctcAATTTCGCATCCAAGCTTTTACAGCATTTCTCTCTGAggctcacaaacacacatgatAAAacagggacacacacacacacctcctgTAGGATCACACATCTCTCAGACATGATCCTTCTCTTTGTTGCTGTCAGATCTTTCAGTCTCTCTACCTATGTAGCACAAACACATAATCATCCTGAATAATCTCCCAAACATAATGCTAGTGAGTGTATCTGTTAAGATTAATCTGTATTAAATGCTTTGGccttgacattttaaactaatttaGCGATACTCGTGTTATTAAGCTGACGAGTAATAAAAGATTATTAGTCAGCTACTAAATATAAAGAATCAGACACATTGCTTTTGTAGAATGTGCCAAAACACCACTGTTGCCGACAGCCGTTTGTGATGTTTATTGAGAActtgataaattatttttaaactttatctTGTACGACTATCTTGTACAATTGAACACGTCTGTAAGAGGAATAAAAGCTTCAATAACCTGGTAGCAGAAGTAAG is a window from the Girardinichthys multiradiatus isolate DD_20200921_A chromosome 15, DD_fGirMul_XY1, whole genome shotgun sequence genome containing:
- the LOC124882487 gene encoding uncharacterized protein LOC124882487; this translates as MVEEPPTLGSCSFSSFGQRSSQGFFEHFRLCIFRYSDLLKEYAGASQTRLPSSSTSPGEPTVHKSQEVSFTSHLSLSRATSLRVDRSLFPGHLKPTRLFVPSRRSSLVPPSWSTRILQDNSSWKPTHRTSGSAIQRGTTTWVTELPGIKLALKEWRHWLEGTKHAIQVWTDHNNLAYLQSAKKLNPRQSRWSLFFSRFDLCISFRPGPKPDAFSRQFATDDSVREPAPIIPPSWSVGALRWEIEDTELKAQQQEPDPGNGSPNRIYVPSTVRA